A stretch of Triticum aestivum cultivar Chinese Spring chromosome 1D, IWGSC CS RefSeq v2.1, whole genome shotgun sequence DNA encodes these proteins:
- the LOC123180463 gene encoding sodium/hydrogen exchanger 1: MALDLGALALKYTGLAVSDHDSIVAINIFIALLCGCIVFGHLLEGNRWVNESTTALVLGLITGGVILICTKGVNSRILIFSEDIFFIYLLPPIIFNAGFQVKKKQFFRNFATIILFGAAGTLISFVIITFGAMGLFSKLDVGPLELGDYLAIGAIFSATDSVCTLQVLNQDEAPLLYSLVFGEGVVNDATSVVLFNAIQNIDINHFDVFVLLQFIGKFLYLFFTSTVLGVAAGLLSAYIIKKLCFARHSTDREVAIMILMAYLSYMLSMLLDLSGILTVFFCGIVMSHYTWHNVTESSRVTTKHTFATLSFIAEIFLFLYVGMDALDIDKWKLASSSPKKPIALSAVILGLVMVGRAAFVFPLSFLSNLSKKESHPKISFNQQVIIWWAGLMRGAVSIALAYNKFTTSGHTAVRVNAVMITSTIIVVLFSTMVFGLLTKPLINLLIPPRPGTAADISSQSFLDPLTASLLGSDFDVGQLTPQTNLQYLLTMPTRSVHRVWRKFDDKFMRPMFGGRGFVPFVPGSPIERSVHGPGLLGTVTEAEDRS; the protein is encoded by the exons GCTGCATTGTCTTCGGCCACCTGCTCGAGGGGAACCGCTGGGTCAATGAGTCCACCACCGCGCTTGTCCTG GGGCTCATCACTGGTGGCGTGATTTTGATCTGCACCAAAGGGGTGAATTCACGGATCCTTATCTTCAGCGAGGATATTTTTTTCATCTACTTGCTCCCGCCCATCATTTTTAACGCCGG GTTTCAAGTAAAGAAAAAGCAATTCTTCCGCAACTTTGCGACAATTATTTTATTTGGTGCTGCTGGAACATTGATATCCTTTGTAATAATCACGTTTG GTGCTATGGGATTGTTCAGCAAACTTGATGTTGGTCCACTCGAGCTTGGGGACTATCTTG CAATTGGGGCTATCTTCTCAGCAACAGATTCTGTTTGCACCTTACAG GTGCTTAACCAGGATGAAGCACCCCTACTGTATAGTCTAGTTTTTGGTGAAGGTGTTGTTAATGATGCTACATCAGTTGTGCTCTTCAATGCAATTCAAAACATTGATATTAATCATTTTGATGTCTTCGTTCTACTACAATTCATCGGAAAATTCCTCTACCTATTCTTCACCAGCACCGTTCTTGGAGTAGCT GCTGGGTTGCTTAGTGCATACATTATTAAGAAACTTTGTTTTGCAAG ACACTCAACTGACAGAGAAGTTGCTATCATGATACTCATGGCATACCTTTCATATATGCTGTCAATG CTGCTGGATCTGAGTGGCATTCTAACCGTGTTCTTCTGTGGAATAGTAATGTCACATTACACTTGGCATAATGTCACAGAAAGCTCAAGGGTTACTACGAA GCATACTTTCGCAACTTTATCATTCATTGCTGagatttttctttttctctatGTCGGGATGGATGCATTGGACATTGATAAATGGAAATTAGCTAGTAGCAG TCCTAAGAAACCAATTGCTTTAAGCGCTGTTATATTGGGTTTGGTTATGGTTGGAAGAGCAGCATTCgtattccctttatcttttctATCCAACTTAAGTAAAAAAGAGTCACATCCAAAGATTTCCTTCAACCAACAG GTTATCATATGGTGGGCAGGTCTCATGAGAGGAGCAGTTTCAATTGCACTTGCTTATAACAAG TTTACAACATCTGGTCATACTGCTGTGCGAGTTAATGCTGTCATGATCACCAGCACAATCATTGTTGTTCTGTTCAGCACAATG GTTTTCGGCTTGCTGACTAAGCCTCTGATTAATCTCCTCATCCCACCAAGACCTGGCACCGCAGCTGATATCTCAAGCCAGTCATTCCTAGACCCACTTACAGCGAGCTTGTTGGGATCGGACTTCGATGTAGGCCAGCTCACCCCCCAAACAAACCTTCAGTATCTTCTCACCATGCCAACTCGCTCGGTTCATCGTGTATGGCGCAAGTTCGATGATAAGTTCATGCGCCCAATGTTTGGGGGAAGAGGCTTCGTCCCATTTGTGCCTGGTTCACCCATAGAGAGGAGCGTCCATGGGCCTGGCTTGTTGGGCACTGTGACGGAGGCAGAAGACCGTAGTTAA